A stretch of Paenibacillus peoriae DNA encodes these proteins:
- a CDS encoding YheC/YheD family protein, whose translation MNTRAEHKPVVAVLTVHDEGQFFKGNQRNFRDILETGTRMGYQVYIVTVRDLKLADETIKGYVFNKSLQTWEEQDFPPPQVIYNRIPNRNYELKTSVRTKLDEISHASGIELYNPGFFNKWELFKWLRTSETTRQLVPATKRLSNLSSLGKMLSTYPYLYLKPENGKAGKGIMILKFLPDHLMAYRLTIQHDKKSVTYRSVSLSRLWGRIRREAGNSPYIIQQGIDLATYQKKPFDLRILVQKNIRGSWSITGVGARLAGKGSITTHVPRGGSVEDPFKLLSSLFGPEDSTDLLNKVKSTAIQIARQIERASGLSHGEMSMDLGVDTLGTLWFFEANAKPMKFDEPEIRQKSLRRIFQYSSFLAGRMKS comes from the coding sequence ATGAATACCCGGGCGGAGCATAAGCCAGTCGTTGCTGTATTGACAGTGCACGACGAAGGGCAATTTTTCAAGGGCAATCAGCGCAATTTCAGGGATATTCTTGAAACGGGAACACGGATGGGATATCAGGTGTACATTGTTACCGTCAGGGACCTGAAACTGGCAGATGAGACGATTAAGGGCTATGTCTTCAACAAGAGCTTACAGACGTGGGAGGAACAGGATTTCCCACCTCCACAGGTCATTTATAATCGCATCCCCAACCGTAATTATGAACTTAAAACCTCTGTGCGCACAAAGTTGGATGAAATTTCACATGCCTCGGGCATTGAGCTGTACAATCCAGGCTTTTTTAACAAATGGGAACTGTTCAAGTGGTTGCGTACCTCGGAAACCACTCGTCAGCTTGTTCCGGCAACCAAACGGTTAAGCAACCTGTCTTCCTTAGGAAAAATGCTGTCTACGTATCCATACCTGTATCTCAAGCCGGAAAACGGTAAGGCCGGAAAGGGGATTATGATTCTTAAATTCCTCCCAGACCATCTAATGGCTTACAGACTGACCATTCAGCATGACAAAAAAAGTGTAACCTACAGATCTGTATCGCTATCCCGGCTGTGGGGACGTATCCGCCGGGAAGCAGGCAACTCACCTTATATCATTCAACAGGGTATCGATCTGGCAACCTATCAGAAAAAACCCTTCGATCTGCGTATCCTGGTACAAAAAAATATCCGTGGCTCCTGGAGTATCACCGGAGTCGGTGCCAGACTGGCCGGTAAGGGGAGCATTACCACACATGTCCCGCGTGGCGGGAGTGTAGAGGACCCTTTCAAGCTACTGTCCTCACTGTTTGGGCCTGAGGACAGCACGGATCTACTGAACAAAGTTAAAAGTACAGCCATACAGATTGCACGTCAAATTGAACGCGCATCCGGTCTTTCTCATGGCGAAATGTCCATGGATTTGGGCGTGGATACGCTCGGAACCCTCTGGTTTTTTGAGGCCAATGCCAAACCGATGAAATTTGACGAGCCGGAAATCCGCCAAAAGTCGCTTAGACGCATATTCCAGTACAGCTCCTTTTTGGCCGGACGAATGAAATCATGA
- a CDS encoding YheC/YheD family protein, producing the protein MSLVVPGTLGVLVSRNQAATPPITEADFCRRLSLLGRRSDLSVMAFTVEGVSPEDHSIRGYVYRNGVWTSGRFPLPDIVYNRCLHVHESQNVRRTLEDMAEQNSRKLIYWSRNLPGKWQVYRALHAVDKVRPFVPPTAPYRDTAQLVEWLGRHSELFMKPQTGTHGKSTLYLRLAEGGQGLLVQGRDSRNRPFRRLFPELDAGLSWIHGIAHKRAYIVQPYLKLTSQSNHPFDVRALMQKDGNGHWRLTGFAVREGRKGTLTSNLHGGGEAHPAEPYLREQFGADTTRLIIGQMRALSSTITRALEERYGRLGELGIDYGIDQSGNIWLLEVNSRPGRAAFFQTRQPECAFQSVNRPLEYARYLMTHSKATGPKGAGASLEHTV; encoded by the coding sequence GTGTCTCTTGTTGTGCCAGGCACGCTGGGCGTGCTTGTTAGCCGGAATCAGGCCGCCACTCCCCCTATTACCGAAGCCGATTTTTGCCGCAGGCTAAGTCTGTTGGGCAGGCGCTCTGATCTTAGCGTAATGGCGTTTACCGTCGAAGGAGTTTCACCTGAAGATCACTCCATACGAGGTTATGTTTATCGTAACGGAGTATGGACATCCGGCCGCTTTCCGTTGCCGGATATTGTGTATAACCGCTGTCTCCATGTCCACGAGAGCCAGAATGTCAGGCGCACACTGGAAGACATGGCGGAGCAAAATTCGCGCAAGCTCATCTACTGGTCGCGTAACTTACCTGGCAAATGGCAGGTGTATCGCGCTTTGCATGCGGTAGATAAAGTACGTCCTTTTGTGCCGCCTACGGCGCCTTACCGGGACACGGCCCAGCTTGTGGAATGGCTAGGACGCCATTCGGAGCTGTTTATGAAGCCACAGACCGGAACACATGGCAAGAGCACACTGTATCTCCGGCTGGCAGAAGGAGGCCAGGGACTACTTGTACAGGGTAGAGACTCCCGTAACCGTCCGTTCCGGCGTTTGTTTCCCGAATTGGATGCAGGATTGTCATGGATCCACGGAATTGCACACAAACGCGCTTATATCGTGCAGCCTTATTTGAAATTAACAAGCCAAAGCAATCATCCCTTTGATGTTCGCGCACTCATGCAAAAGGATGGCAACGGCCATTGGCGCCTGACGGGCTTTGCTGTAAGAGAAGGCAGAAAAGGAACTCTGACTTCTAATCTGCACGGTGGGGGCGAAGCCCATCCGGCTGAGCCATACCTTCGTGAACAATTTGGCGCGGACACCACGCGTCTCATCATCGGGCAGATGAGGGCGCTGTCCTCGACCATTACCAGGGCGCTTGAGGAACGTTATGGCCGCCTTGGCGAGTTGGGAATTGATTACGGTATTGACCAGAGCGGGAACATCTGGCTATTGGAGGTTAATTCCCGACCTGGTCGGGCCGCCTTTTTTCAGACCCGTCAGCCGGAGTGCGCTTTCCAGTCGGTCAACCGCCCGCTCGAATATGCTCGATATTTAATGACCCATTCCAAAGCGACAGGGCCAAAGGGCGCGGGCGCCTCCCTTGAACATACGGTATAG
- a CDS encoding bifunctional glycosyltransferase/class I SAM-dependent methyltransferase, whose translation MRILIGSPVHQKPEILSLFLQALERLEAPDVLPDYLFVDDNDNPTSSQWLADFSNRLPGRVLPLLTGPQQVENRSDEHTHYWPPALVWKVADFKNRLIDYALQHNYDALFLVDSDLILHSRTLCKLVEAEKDIVSEIFWTRWQPEGPLLPQVWVSDEYNLFHREEGEVLSAEERAQRELHFIHQLHVPGLYEVGGLGACTLIRRRALEAGIHFGKIKNVSYWGEDRHFCIRAAAFGFPLFVDTHYPAMHLYREADRMKAEQLLFTLNYFTTSAVHTDQSEHLAYLNHSDTSTNSPALNPSASSSPSKFPEPPVIPYDLRESAVFAKYTADSFVIPQTFPGPRQSELHTPPVSKPKLTLTMTVYNEADRKLIDVLRSHREYIDEAVIIDDGSQDDSGELCREILKGIPLRLIRNETASFSNELELRKQQWRETLASFPEWILNMDADEMFESRFAQGVHSLLAGTKADTICFRLFDMWNSTHYRDDDYWQAHQYYRPFLIRYKEGFSYKWKEQSLHCGRFPENVLDLPSEISNYRIQHWGWCTPAIRMAKFQRYQLLDPSARYGWKEQYESILDPNPRLTLWVDHDNINAEKETAPEYEATHDVNAMDVAEISSVQVMNNSDLQIKSETKDVLYSKCKLCGSSDTGVFHSYERFTLMGCGSCGLVFRNDVDHIQPEDMIAEIYNADWVAMRDSAIASTYGDHALFGLMLLDMFSSGKGKLLEIGSGTGEFIHAALQAGWDAVGIEPSIDSRAYAKHKYDVDLLPGYWNGETEEDTQTDEACDIQELNEAQEIQEAEEDTELPLDHKYEAVACWHVLEHIADPVTFLTDLREQLQPDGTLYITVPNKNSFTNEAYGVYSPLFTEEDHLYHYSEHTLALLLEKSGLRSMAMFTRQLPSGLDALLQAHPLYGDLAFTEQMGLLAKLQGEKRGHELCCVARVI comes from the coding sequence ATGCGTATACTAATCGGTAGCCCGGTGCACCAGAAACCGGAAATATTGTCTTTATTTCTTCAAGCTTTAGAGCGACTGGAGGCACCTGATGTGCTGCCCGATTATTTATTTGTCGATGATAATGACAATCCGACTTCAAGCCAATGGCTTGCCGATTTTTCCAATCGGCTGCCGGGCAGGGTTTTGCCCTTGTTAACAGGTCCACAGCAAGTGGAGAACCGAAGTGATGAGCACACTCATTATTGGCCGCCAGCTCTCGTCTGGAAAGTGGCCGACTTCAAAAATCGTCTTATTGATTATGCACTTCAGCATAATTATGACGCGCTGTTTTTAGTCGACTCAGACCTGATTCTCCATTCCCGTACCTTATGTAAGCTGGTGGAGGCGGAGAAGGATATTGTATCTGAGATTTTCTGGACACGCTGGCAGCCGGAGGGGCCTCTATTGCCTCAGGTGTGGGTTAGTGATGAATATAATTTGTTCCATCGTGAAGAAGGCGAAGTGTTGTCGGCAGAGGAGCGAGCACAACGCGAGTTGCATTTTATACACCAATTGCATGTTCCTGGTTTGTACGAAGTGGGGGGGCTAGGCGCTTGCACCCTAATCCGCAGACGTGCACTGGAAGCAGGGATTCACTTTGGTAAAATCAAAAACGTTTCCTATTGGGGAGAAGATCGACATTTCTGTATTCGGGCAGCTGCATTTGGATTTCCACTTTTTGTGGATACACACTATCCGGCGATGCATCTGTACCGGGAAGCGGACAGAATGAAGGCAGAGCAGCTACTATTCACCCTAAATTATTTTACAACGAGCGCTGTTCATACGGACCAATCAGAACATTTAGCATATCTAAATCACTCCGATACTTCTACTAACTCGCCTGCCTTGAATCCTTCTGCATCATCAAGTCCCTCTAAGTTCCCTGAACCTCCTGTTATACCGTATGACCTCCGTGAGTCAGCTGTCTTTGCCAAGTACACGGCAGATTCTTTTGTTATACCACAAACGTTCCCTGGTCCACGACAAAGTGAACTTCATACGCCGCCTGTCTCCAAACCCAAATTGACGCTGACCATGACGGTATACAATGAGGCAGATCGCAAACTCATTGACGTGTTGCGGAGTCATCGGGAATATATTGATGAAGCGGTCATTATTGATGATGGCAGTCAGGATGATAGCGGAGAGCTGTGCCGTGAGATCCTAAAGGGAATTCCATTGCGTTTAATACGCAATGAAACAGCTTCTTTTAGCAATGAATTGGAGCTGCGTAAGCAGCAGTGGAGAGAGACGTTGGCTTCTTTTCCGGAATGGATATTAAACATGGATGCTGACGAAATGTTCGAATCCCGTTTTGCTCAAGGGGTACATTCTTTGTTAGCGGGAACGAAAGCGGATACGATTTGTTTCAGGTTGTTTGATATGTGGAATTCCACGCATTACCGCGATGATGATTATTGGCAGGCTCATCAGTATTACCGTCCTTTTTTAATTCGATATAAGGAAGGGTTCTCTTATAAATGGAAGGAGCAGTCCTTGCACTGTGGGAGATTTCCCGAAAATGTGCTTGACCTTCCCAGTGAAATCAGCAACTACCGCATCCAGCATTGGGGATGGTGTACACCTGCTATCCGCATGGCCAAATTTCAGCGATATCAGTTGCTTGACCCAAGTGCTCGTTATGGCTGGAAAGAGCAATATGAATCTATTTTGGACCCGAACCCCCGACTCACGCTTTGGGTAGATCATGACAACATAAATGCAGAAAAAGAAACTGCACCAGAGTATGAAGCTACCCATGATGTGAACGCCATGGATGTTGCCGAGATTTCGAGTGTCCAGGTTATGAATAATTCCGATCTACAAATTAAAAGTGAGACAAAGGACGTACTTTATAGTAAATGTAAACTGTGTGGTTCGTCTGACACGGGAGTATTTCATAGCTATGAACGCTTTACCTTGATGGGATGCGGCTCCTGTGGCTTGGTTTTTCGTAATGATGTGGATCATATACAGCCAGAGGATATGATTGCAGAGATTTATAATGCCGATTGGGTTGCTATGCGGGATAGTGCAATAGCGTCAACTTATGGGGATCATGCCCTTTTTGGACTCATGCTACTGGATATGTTCAGTTCCGGTAAAGGAAAATTGCTTGAGATTGGATCAGGTACCGGAGAATTTATCCATGCTGCCCTTCAAGCCGGCTGGGATGCAGTGGGCATTGAACCTTCCATAGACTCGCGTGCTTACGCCAAACACAAATATGACGTGGACTTATTGCCGGGTTACTGGAACGGTGAAACCGAAGAAGATACTCAAACCGATGAAGCATGTGATATACAGGAATTGAATGAAGCACAAGAAATACAAGAAGCAGAAGAAGATACTGAATTACCACTGGATCACAAATACGAGGCCGTAGCATGCTGGCATGTGCTGGAGCATATTGCGGACCCTGTTACATTTTTGACAGATTTACGCGAACAGCTTCAACCTGACGGGACGTTATATATTACGGTGCCCAACAAAAACTCGTTCACCAATGAGGCTTATGGCGTTTATTCACCTTTATTTACGGAGGAAGATCATTTATATCATTATTCTGAGCATACGCTGGCGCTCTTACTGGAAAAGTCTGGGTTGCGCTCGATGGCTATGTTCACCCGCCAGCTTCCCTCTGGTTTGGATGCCTTGCTGCAAGCCCATCCTTTGTACGGTGATCTTGCCTTTACGGAGCAAATGGGATTGCTGGCTAAACTTCAAGGCGAGAAACGGGGTCATGAACTGTGCTGTGTCGCAAGAGTAATTTAA
- a CDS encoding GNAT family N-acetyltransferase, translated as MPQISDVQHLPARSWLLRRRQLLFLARSSGGMRITRNALRQLAVLTPEQLNTPGSSLLCAFVRTEKGLRIAGFSLALNYGEDACIVIVRPLYRGRRLGARLLSAQLKQLRRLTCSVAADNMSSLKTCFRAGLIAHEMTTGPTGKPTLIFHGELSQDKQTAEEGGMLCQNLS; from the coding sequence ATGCCGCAAATTAGCGATGTTCAACATTTGCCTGCCCGGAGCTGGCTGCTAAGACGACGACAGTTGCTGTTTTTGGCCCGCAGCTCAGGGGGCATGCGCATTACTCGTAATGCTCTGCGGCAGTTGGCCGTTTTAACGCCCGAGCAATTGAACACCCCTGGCTCCTCCCTCCTGTGCGCATTTGTGCGCACGGAGAAGGGGCTGCGGATTGCCGGATTTTCCCTCGCTCTGAATTACGGGGAGGATGCTTGCATCGTAATTGTTCGTCCGCTTTACCGGGGCCGCAGACTGGGCGCTAGACTGCTGTCCGCCCAGCTCAAACAGCTGCGCCGTCTGACGTGCAGCGTAGCCGCCGACAATATGTCCAGTCTCAAAACCTGTTTCCGCGCTGGGCTTATTGCGCATGAAATGACGACTGGACCGACCGGGAAACCCACGCTGATATTTCACGGAGAGTTATCCCAAGATAAGCAGACGGCAGAGGAAGGTGGAATGCTGTGCCAAAACCTGTCCTAG
- a CDS encoding class I SAM-dependent methyltransferase yields MNMSDPYLSRFFVYSDPNSSSMIYRLPQSWWSRPYEYEWCLQFMSGQDTVLDAACGIPHPFKFELARRCAQVYACDLDIRIVSVDAILAEVRRDIGEEAAERIQEILPVRLHSAHANLTALPYEDASFDKIVCISVLEHLTPDESLAALREFHRTLRDDGMLLLTFDYPTVNLSAMEQWIEQTGFSYWNGVDRKLPRGALHTDMWGGLHCFRTVLKKYKS; encoded by the coding sequence ATGAACATGTCCGACCCGTATCTGTCTCGCTTTTTTGTATATTCTGATCCCAACTCCTCCAGCATGATTTACAGACTCCCCCAAAGCTGGTGGAGTCGCCCCTATGAGTATGAGTGGTGTCTTCAATTTATGTCCGGTCAAGATACGGTGCTAGACGCAGCATGTGGAATCCCACATCCATTCAAATTTGAGTTGGCCCGCCGTTGCGCTCAAGTCTATGCCTGCGATCTGGATATACGGATCGTTTCCGTGGATGCCATTTTGGCCGAGGTGCGGCGGGATATCGGAGAGGAGGCAGCCGAGCGCATTCAGGAGATTTTACCGGTTCGGCTCCACTCCGCACATGCCAATCTGACGGCTCTGCCCTATGAGGATGCCAGTTTTGACAAAATTGTATGTATTTCAGTGCTGGAGCATTTAACACCTGACGAATCTTTGGCAGCTTTACGTGAATTTCACCGGACCTTACGCGATGACGGAATGCTTCTGCTGACGTTTGATTACCCTACAGTGAACCTATCGGCGATGGAGCAATGGATAGAGCAGACGGGATTCTCGTATTGGAATGGTGTGGATCGCAAGCTTCCAAGGGGTGCTTTACACACGGATATGTGGGGCGGTTTGCATTGTTTCAGGACTGTTTTAAAAAAATATAAGAGTTAG
- a CDS encoding YheC/YheD family protein gives MSLTHCNVHFSQQPDKVAYISTALLKSLKLSGAKSVRLRLGKDQIPATVKPIQKAGRHLYLTSGLRNAIRVPKSGAIYLRNLDGDIQLGPLIGVLSDGTTSTTRPFGSRTGFIKQLLREGSKKSYIFAFTPRDINWQNDTINGYFLSSSGEFTRKLVPLPDVIYNRLPSRRSDFSPAINQLRERFSRKRIPFFNWSFFNKSDIYNLLENNPDVNRYVPESYMNPSSERIRGMLERHQFAYYKPSGGSLGKGIYRLSHVPKQGYYVRYRKKSSNVLLKFASFNSMLRMLHSNQGQMLKGYVIQQGIQLIEIDNCPIDFRFHMHKNGNNQWVVVGIGAKKAGRGSVTTHIKNGGSLMTPEQALNRVFGDRAGEVLQRAKNVAVTLAEAIEHHHQHLLGEIGFDLGIDQDEKVWMFEANSKPGRSIFQHPSLRAEGKASVEHILDHCLYLSKFRRKEEL, from the coding sequence ATGAGTTTAACGCATTGCAATGTGCATTTCTCACAGCAGCCCGACAAGGTGGCGTATATATCCACTGCCTTGTTGAAAAGCCTTAAATTATCCGGAGCCAAGTCCGTTCGTCTGCGGCTCGGTAAGGATCAGATTCCCGCTACAGTAAAACCAATTCAGAAGGCGGGACGCCATCTATACTTGACCTCCGGCTTACGTAATGCAATCCGTGTTCCCAAAAGCGGGGCCATCTATTTGCGGAATCTGGATGGTGATATACAGCTAGGGCCGTTGATTGGCGTGCTGTCTGACGGTACCACCTCCACCACTCGCCCTTTCGGATCGCGCACAGGCTTTATTAAGCAACTGCTGAGGGAAGGCAGCAAAAAATCTTATATTTTTGCCTTCACCCCTCGGGATATCAACTGGCAAAATGATACGATTAACGGCTATTTTCTGTCATCCAGCGGGGAATTCACACGTAAACTTGTACCTTTGCCGGACGTGATCTATAACCGTTTGCCGAGCCGTCGCTCTGATTTTTCCCCGGCGATCAATCAACTACGCGAACGCTTTTCCCGCAAACGAATTCCCTTTTTTAACTGGAGCTTTTTCAATAAGTCCGATATCTATAATCTGCTGGAGAATAACCCAGATGTTAACCGCTATGTCCCTGAATCATATATGAATCCCAGCTCTGAACGTATCCGAGGTATGCTGGAGCGACATCAATTTGCTTATTACAAGCCAAGTGGAGGCAGTCTCGGTAAAGGAATCTATCGTCTGTCCCATGTTCCCAAGCAAGGATATTATGTGAGGTACCGTAAGAAAAGTAGCAATGTATTGCTAAAATTCGCCTCTTTTAATTCCATGCTCAGGATGCTTCACTCCAATCAGGGACAGATGTTAAAGGGTTATGTCATTCAACAGGGTATCCAGCTGATCGAGATTGACAATTGCCCGATTGATTTCCGGTTTCACATGCATAAAAATGGAAATAATCAGTGGGTCGTCGTCGGCATTGGAGCCAAAAAAGCCGGACGTGGCAGTGTCACAACCCATATCAAAAATGGCGGTTCTCTTATGACACCTGAACAGGCGTTGAACCGGGTATTCGGAGACCGGGCGGGTGAAGTGCTTCAACGTGCCAAGAACGTAGCAGTTACACTCGCTGAAGCCATTGAACACCATCACCAGCATCTATTGGGTGAAATCGGTTTTGATCTGGGCATTGATCAGGATGAAAAGGTATGGATGTTTGAAGCCAACTCCAAGCCAGGCCGATCCATTTTTCAGCATCCATCGTTGCGTGCGGAGGGTAAAGCATCCGTGGAGCATATTTTGGACCACTGTCTTTACCTCAGTAAATTCCGCAGAAAAGAGGAACTATGA
- a CDS encoding YheC/YheD family protein: protein MPKPVLGIMTLYLNNKKQLEERDIYERMIAEGKRLGLDMYVFTPADVHKDRRLLLAQIYDPHSGKWSRKWREFPDMIFDRCRVQRSERYRQLKQFRLQYTDLVYLNRPLSNKWVIHQQLARRSAFRPHLPATELFSGFHSVKRMLKQNSLVYLKPINGTGGRGILRIEPVNKQGGLYLIEGRNRKRHIIPQQRVRLDRLEPRLSSWNMDNYIVQEGIPVQLPNGRVHDYRMLVQKNSQGVWELTGCAGRIGAHRSVTSNLHGGGKAVPMSQLLTQWIRDESHREKIIKQGEKLGLDIAAYLEESYGALCELALDLAINKHGHIYVLEVNPKPAREVFSRIGEKETYRRSIAKPMEYALWVYHTQINPKPQTDHKAEDKTEDKAENKTENKTKEGST, encoded by the coding sequence GTGCCAAAACCTGTCCTAGGCATCATGACTTTGTATTTGAACAACAAGAAGCAATTGGAGGAACGCGACATATATGAGCGCATGATTGCAGAAGGGAAACGGCTGGGACTGGATATGTATGTATTCACTCCTGCGGATGTCCATAAGGATCGCAGGCTGCTCCTTGCCCAAATCTATGATCCACACAGCGGCAAATGGAGCCGAAAGTGGCGAGAGTTCCCAGATATGATTTTCGACCGTTGCCGGGTACAGCGCAGTGAGCGATATCGTCAGTTGAAGCAGTTCCGATTGCAATACACAGACCTTGTATATTTAAACCGACCGCTGAGTAACAAATGGGTCATTCATCAGCAGCTTGCGAGAAGGTCTGCCTTTCGCCCCCATTTGCCTGCAACAGAGCTGTTCAGTGGATTTCATAGTGTCAAACGGATGCTCAAACAGAATTCACTAGTCTACCTCAAGCCGATTAACGGTACGGGAGGCCGAGGTATTTTACGTATTGAACCTGTTAACAAGCAAGGAGGCCTGTATCTGATTGAGGGCCGCAATCGCAAACGCCATATTATTCCCCAGCAGCGGGTACGTCTAGACCGTCTGGAGCCGCGTCTGAGCAGCTGGAACATGGATAACTACATTGTTCAGGAAGGCATTCCTGTGCAGTTGCCGAATGGCAGAGTCCATGATTACCGTATGCTGGTACAGAAAAATAGCCAAGGAGTATGGGAGCTAACCGGATGCGCCGGGCGAATCGGGGCGCATCGGAGTGTCACTTCCAACCTGCATGGTGGAGGCAAGGCGGTACCGATGAGCCAATTGCTAACGCAATGGATTCGTGATGAAAGCCATAGAGAGAAAATCATCAAGCAAGGGGAAAAACTCGGACTGGACATCGCTGCGTATCTGGAAGAAAGCTACGGAGCATTATGTGAGCTTGCACTCGATTTGGCAATTAATAAACACGGTCATATATACGTGCTGGAAGTCAACCCGAAGCCAGCCCGTGAGGTCTTTTCACGTATTGGCGAAAAAGAAACCTATCGCCGCTCCATCGCCAAGCCCATGGAATATGCCTTGTGGGTCTACCACACACAAATTAATCCAAAGCCTCAGACTGACCACAAAGCAGAAGATAAAACAGAAGATAAAGCAGAGAATAAGACAGAGAATAAGACAAAGGAAGGCTCCACGTAA
- a CDS encoding HAD family hydrolase, giving the protein MTDNYMNNAPVLKKPEAMVFDMDGTLFQTETLLLPAYHKLFDTLRAEGLYEGETPPEELILNSLGMLLDEIWRRVMPEASEAAHRRADELLLQLELEGLKSGSHALYPHVKETLQALHEQGVRLFVASNGLEDYVKGIAAAYEMVPIFEGLYSAGEYSTLSKVKLLEILLSKHDISNVWMVGDRSSDVEAGKKNGQTVIGCAYAGFGVNDELKGSDAIITDFTQLLTLYKNAE; this is encoded by the coding sequence ATGACTGATAACTACATGAACAATGCACCTGTGTTGAAGAAACCTGAGGCAATGGTATTTGATATGGACGGTACACTTTTTCAGACGGAGACGCTATTGCTTCCTGCGTACCACAAGCTGTTTGATACGCTGCGCGCCGAAGGGCTTTATGAAGGAGAGACTCCTCCCGAGGAGCTTATTTTGAATAGTTTAGGCATGCTGCTGGATGAAATCTGGAGAAGAGTGATGCCGGAAGCTAGCGAAGCTGCCCATAGAAGAGCGGACGAGCTGCTGCTTCAGCTGGAACTGGAGGGATTGAAGAGCGGAAGTCATGCCCTGTATCCACATGTAAAGGAAACACTCCAGGCCCTTCATGAGCAAGGTGTCCGATTGTTCGTAGCTAGTAACGGACTGGAGGACTATGTAAAGGGGATCGCTGCTGCGTATGAAATGGTTCCCATTTTTGAAGGACTGTACAGCGCTGGGGAGTACAGCACGCTCTCCAAAGTGAAATTACTGGAAATTCTGTTGAGCAAGCACGATATTTCGAACGTATGGATGGTAGGAGATCGTTCCTCAGATGTGGAAGCAGGCAAAAAGAACGGACAGACGGTGATCGGTTGCGCTTATGCTGGATTTGGTGTGAACGATGAGTTGAAGGGGTCCGATGCGATTATTACAGACTTTACGCAACTGCTTACACTTTATAAAAACGCTGAGTAA